The following are encoded in a window of Amaranthus tricolor cultivar Red isolate AtriRed21 chromosome 2, ASM2621246v1, whole genome shotgun sequence genomic DNA:
- the LOC130805318 gene encoding uncharacterized protein LOC130805318 isoform X1: MCKSMSIEPDKLSWFELKGIVEEDIGFKSPFSLYYLDPKAMTFEEGLKKLINDVSVSEMGNVGTDFRAVDVYVVDVKDDDKLSVKMKKEFSNVGKAYGFVGERKKLTPRKAHKDTCEASCFLHIPTHLIFQIFVMNLKIKVAFFIPNSPINSQHEKNYKLIPIEQGLSEDELDFTCDWYETWPGKIASGEINEGYEEAFEDEDDSTDLDYIISDEDETEGDGSIELVLSEDLSVEEDEGVVQSNLKIGECSFNDIVS, encoded by the coding sequence ATGTGTAAATCCATGAGCATAGAACCTGACAAGTTATCTTGGTTTGAACTTAAGGGAATAGTTGAGGAAGATATTGGTTTCAAGTCTCCATTTAGCTTATACTACTTAGATCCTAAGGCAATGACTTTTGAGGAAGGGTTGAAGAAACTAATCAATGATGTTTCTGTAAGTGAAATGGGTAATGTTGGTACTGACTTTAGGGCTGTAGATGTATATGTTGTTGATGTTAAAGATGATGACAAATTGTCtgtgaaaatgaaaaaagaatttAGTAATGTAGGTAAAGCATATGGCTTTGTAGGTGAAAGGAAGAAATTAACACCTAGGAAAGCACATAAAGATACATGTGAGGCAAGTTGCTTTCTTCATATCCCAACCCACCTAATATTTCAGATATTTGTAATGAATCTGAAAATCAAAGTTGCTTTCTTCATCCCAAACAGCCCCATAAACTCACAACATGAAAAGAATTATAAGCTAATCCCCATCGAACAAGGTTTATCTGAAGATGAGCTAGATTTTACTTGTGATTGGTATGAGACTTGGCCTGGTAAAATTGCATCTGGTGAGATAAATGAGGGTTATGAAGAAGcttttgaagatgaagatgatagCACAGATTTAGACTATATCATATCAGATGAGGATGAAACTGAAGGAGATGGGTCAATTGAGCTTGTTTTGAGTGAGGACTTGTCAGTGGAGGAGGATGAAGGTGTTGTTCAATCAAATTTGAAGATTGGTGAGTGCTCTTTCAATGATATTGTGTCTTAA
- the LOC130805318 gene encoding uncharacterized protein LOC130805318 isoform X6, with amino-acid sequence MNFIARSEDDSKLFYFFAKLQDGPYPNYHDVKEMCFEEDFKKPQPSDFQVKELCSLETHDSEKKALLMATMDPDGGDVVHASRPQKKLKSIPCLDYPGDHYLDRDQFVDEEEKSDTAQICC; translated from the exons ATGAATTTCATCGCTCGTTCTGAAGATGATTCCAAGCTGTTTTATTTCTTTGCTAAACTTCAAGATGGTCCGTATCCTAATTATCATGATGTCAAGGAGATGTGCTTCGAGGAAGATTTTAAGAAGCCTCAACCTAGTGACTTTCAAGTCAAAGAGTTATGTTCGTTGGAAACACATGATTCCG aaaaaaaagcTCTTTTAATGGCGACGATGGACCCCGATGGCGGTGATGTAGTTCATGCATCAAGGcctcaaaaaaaattgaaatcaattccTTG CTTGGATTATCCTGGAGATCATTACCTTGATCGTGATCAATT TGTTGATGAGGAGGAGAAGTCTGATAC